GCCCCTGGCGCCCCCGCAGCCTGTCCGGATCGGGCCGCCGCAGGGGCCGCCTGTCTTCGCCGACGACGCGATGTCGCCCGCCTGCGCAGCGATCGAGGAGGGGCGCGTCTCCGGACGGCCGCTCAAGCCGGTCGAGGATCTGTCCGGCTGCCTCGTGCGGGCGATCTATGCGGTCTCGTCTGTGGGCAGCGAGCGCGCGGTCGAGTTGACGCCGGAAGCCGAACTCAACTGCGCCATGGTCGACCGGCTCGATACGTTCGTCGAGGAGGTCGTCGAGCCGGCGGCGAAGGAGATCCTCGAAAGCGATCTCGTGGGGTTGCGCATCGCCGGATCCTATGTCTGCCGGCCGCGCAACGGCCAGGACGGTGCCAAGCAGAGCGAGCACGGTTTCGCCAACGCCGTCGACGTTTCTGCGTTCGTGCTGGCCGACGGACGGACAATATCGGTGGTGGACGGCTGGGCCGACGAGGGGGCTGGCGGGGAATTCCTGCGGGCGGTGCACGAAAAGGCCTGCGGGCCGTTCACGACCGTAATCGGTCCCGACGGCGACGAGTATCATCGCGACCATTTTCACCTGGATCTTCAGCCGCGCGGCAAGGGCGGGCAGACGACCTTCTGCCAGTAGGCGGGGGCGTTCGCTTACTCCTCCAGCGCCGGGTTCTTGGTGTAGCCCGGGCCGATCGTCAGCGGCTTTTCCGGCAGGACACTGGAGCCGATCTTCGAGGTGTATGTCGTCTCGTGGGTCTCGATGACCGCGCCTTCGGGCGTCTTGAGCGTCAGCGTCACGGTGTAGGGCGTGTCGGCGACGACGTTCGAGATCGGCGGCGAGTTCAGGGCGAAGCGGCGTTGCTTCTCGCGGGAGATCAGTTCCACGGTCAGCGGCGGGCCGCCCTCAGGGTTTTCGAAATCGGCGATGAAGAGGGTCCCCGGCGGCACGGTGCGCCGCGCGGTGGCGACGAGGCCGTAGGTGGCCTCGGCCAGCCGGTAGTTGAACAGGAACCCGCCGCCGCTGACTTCCACATAGTCTCCGGTCGTCTCCTCGCAGGCGGCAAGCGAAACCGCCAGACCAACCAGGATTGCGAGACGTCGAAGCATGGGACCATCCTGACGCGAGCCCATGCATTATAACCGTCTAAATCCGTATTGCGAGTCAGATCTTTGTGGGTTGGCGATGCGCCTCGTGGTAGCGGCGGGCCTTGGCCCGGTTGCCGCAGGTGAGCATGTCGCACCACAGGCGGCTGGCGTTCCGCGAGCGATCGACGAAGATCCAGCTGCAGTTCGGGCACGTTTTCAAGCGGCCCGACAGGGGCGAGGCGGATAGCGCGAGGGCGGAATGGGCGATCGCCGAGCGCGCGGTGACCGGTGTCCGGGGACGGGAAGTCGCAAGGGTGGGAAACAGGCCGTCCGGCCCGGTGGCGATTTCCGTCTGCGACAGGGTGCTGCCGAGTTCGAAAAGCACCCGCCGCATGGCGAGTGACGATGGTGCGTGGTCCAGCGCGACGGCGCGGAACAGATCGTCGACCGCCTGGCGCAGCGTCAGCATGTCGGCAACGGCGGCGGCGTCGAACGCATCGGCGGTGACGGCCAGCAGCGGGGCGTAGGAACCGGCCGTGCCGAACCGGCAGGCCGCCGCCAGCCAGCTTGCGATGTCGTCAGCGTCACGCAGGCGATCGCCACGGCGCTCGGCGTCGTCGGCATAGAAGACCGTATTCGTGAAATCGAGGCACAAGGCGCCGCCGACGAATTGTCGCGGTGTCCAGGAGAACGGCATCGACGTAACCTGTAAAATGGCGAATATCAGTTAGATAACCCGGGTGCCGCAAGGCCGGCAAGCCCTGACGCCGCAGGCTCGGCGCCGGGTGGGCCGGTTAAGGCCAAATTAACCGTGTCTGTTTACGCGGCATTTGCCTCAAATTCGAATGATCGGCCGCATGCAACGCATGACCGCCGTCTTTCTCGTGTTTTCGCTCGTTTTCCTGTTCGGCTGCGCCGACCGGT
This is a stretch of genomic DNA from Microbaculum marinisediminis. It encodes these proteins:
- a CDS encoding extensin family protein; its protein translation is MPRQRPETVAAPLPEPEKTEAKTVETKPAEAGVPLPREKPRLAAAEPEAEAPQPRQKPAAAEPAEAPAVPVPAAKPEAAPEAESPEVEVPVPAEKPTDSAEKPTTGDANGSGEGKDEPAAAVDGEAVDAAPAPQPLAPPQPVRIGPPQGPPVFADDAMSPACAAIEEGRVSGRPLKPVEDLSGCLVRAIYAVSSVGSERAVELTPEAELNCAMVDRLDTFVEEVVEPAAKEILESDLVGLRIAGSYVCRPRNGQDGAKQSEHGFANAVDVSAFVLADGRTISVVDGWADEGAGGEFLRAVHEKACGPFTTVIGPDGDEYHRDHFHLDLQPRGKGGQTTFCQ
- a CDS encoding CGNR zinc finger domain-containing protein; translation: MPFSWTPRQFVGGALCLDFTNTVFYADDAERRGDRLRDADDIASWLAAACRFGTAGSYAPLLAVTADAFDAAAVADMLTLRQAVDDLFRAVALDHAPSSLAMRRVLFELGSTLSQTEIATGPDGLFPTLATSRPRTPVTARSAIAHSALALSASPLSGRLKTCPNCSWIFVDRSRNASRLWCDMLTCGNRAKARRYHEAHRQPTKI